The Fusarium musae strain F31 chromosome 10, whole genome shotgun sequence genome window below encodes:
- a CDS encoding hypothetical protein (EggNog:ENOG41) has product MLLSISLACLIQGILAQTTIITGENNKNCPGVLNNPSDNKAYCCVGGELDLSTCEGWPICTGSSWEPKSMSCYTTIPVSASDYDSRVKSASSRYLNGAEASATDDASSATSTGDSAKDTASKTTARGNAEQTASETSSAASSSQTGNDSSMKTPGSVGGLLGGLMAMWMVL; this is encoded by the coding sequence ATGCTTCTCTCAATTAGCCTCGCATGCTTGATCCAAGGCATCCTGGCACAGACAACGATCATCACCGGTGAAAATAACAAAAACTGTCCCGGTGTTCTCAACAATCCCTCGGATAACAAAGCGTATTGCTGCGTCGGCGGCGAGCTTGACCTCAGCACTTGCGAAGGATGGCCTATCTGCACAGGCAGTTCTTGGGAACCCAAGTCAATGAGCTGCTACACCACGATCCCCGTCTCCGCATCAGACTATGACTCGCGGGTCAAGAGTGCAAGCTCGAGGTACCTGAATGGTGCGGAAGCATCGGCTACAGACGATGCGTCGTCTGCGACTTCAACTGGTGACAGTGCCAAAGACACAGCTTCCAAGACGACCGCCAGGGGAAATGCTGAGCAAACGGCTTCTGAGACTAGCTCTGCGGCGAGTTCCTCTCAGACGGGCAATGATTCGAGCATGAAGACGCCGGGTTCGGTCGGTGGGCTGTTGGGAGGTCTCATGGCTATGTGGATGGTCCTGTGA
- a CDS encoding hypothetical protein (EggNog:ENOG41) — protein MQTLSAGHQRRHCFLDQPQWESTRCLPEGETPDKIDILYDIFAQPPGIIADYDDIRKASVPDPVAFEVLRNRTQSLIEKLHEWYCDMPWVCTTDPVMRESSGIPLPDDPMECVALAISYAMLLCLVQPCEYLGISLFSENSMEKTNKIDQDSKNKFLALEICRLANWALRGQASASYALLLVYPLQIAWFCVQNSEEDLRNVRVIMNSVVADSYGFELGRLRHWDENSLDQGRYGFLY, from the coding sequence ATGCAGACTCTCTCCGCTGGTCATCAACGCCGCCATTGTTTCCTCGACCAGCCGCAATGGGAGAGCACAAGATGCCTCCCCGAAGGTGAAACCCCAGATAAGATCGACATCCTGTACGACATCTTCGCCCAGCCGCCTGGGATCATCGCGGACTACGACGATATACGGAAAGCAAGTGTACCGGACCCTGTTGCATTTGAAGTTTTGCGAAACAGGACACAATCGCTTATCGAAAAGTTGCATGAATGGTACTGCGACATGCCGTGGGTATGTACTACCGATCCAGTCATGAGAGAGTCCAGCGGTATCCCTCTTCCGGATGACCCCATGGAATGTGTAGCTCTCGCAATCAGCTACGCCATGCTTTTATGTCTTGTCCAGCCTTGCGAATACCTGGGTATCTCACTATTTTCGGAGAACAGTATGGAGAAGACAAACAAAATTGATCAGGACTCAAAAAACAAGTTCTTGGCTCTGGAGATCTGTCGCTTGGCAAACTGGGCACTTCGTGGTCAAGCTTCGGCCAGCTACGCCTTGCTGTTGGTTTATCCACTTCAGATAGCATGGTTCTGCGTGCAAAATAGTGAGGAGGATCTCCGCAATGTTAGAGTCATAATGAACTCGGTTGTTGCGGACTCGTATGGTTTTGAGTTGGGGAGGTTGAGGCACTGGGATGAGAATAGTCTGGATCAAGGCCGGTATGGCTTTCTGTATTAA
- a CDS encoding hypothetical protein (EggNog:ENOG41), translated as MSEKRPIKRLVVLVDGVEARETKKETNPSTIQRISQLVHDGLVESNGLSVAQIPKYYVAPSNVVKLSDMFRSRSATSDDSTSLIKNIVRDICITLERPEDELWLYGSGHGAFIARAVAGIVHRMGLPPTPSFDDLFDTTLGLIKAQLEDDFKRGPVLLQKIKSEAQDPPRIPFVGLFDTIIHNSKTSYDISFNSSIETLRHALAINENKSNKTPEVVKIPDDADMTHRSLTQAWFLGTHEDMVGGTAHDGLSLYPLQWMALESIYSGLRVNNMGDSKASDNPMALIFPQYAGNLPPLDGSEEIEWRLQYTNGLRTSMFDLQSTHAKKSAGGVETHSVKLDTDCYKHAANRKVFAADGGLKGWCDVGPYGNMIHPSLFCILDRYPRYNDLKNFQPLKKPISDFQDSYLVAAEDGLAPWLQGMQLEASGVKAFRILVCGKTGVGKSTLINKVFGVEMTDESLSYDQGVHDINVAFESPKHPGLLIHDSRGWQAGSDTELELIAKFLRHRAFQEDPAEALHVIWFCVDADVARIEEADKRTFATIAQYSHQVPVFVVGTKKDKLTGYRKMQYLEELMEKTDDYREAKRLAEEKANAVAEEQFAELRNQLSQIEHYKADGFCCLSKNDDAGVKDLLSQTLDLIVDERVRLFCVAAQVVDVEQKINSAITECMRLGTHAIRTAAVPLPCTGLVGTPTVSRLICEHVLQCFGFPKAAPAEIEQIMSDIVMSNFKQYLRVSLSQFAAVSAISIGAAVPTMGIGIIVGAAGCLLGLPPTARMLLKCSCDMILILERSFRYDGKYVSIKQIEDAAKYYSRTTITTFNGKEKRLQQQVHDELDHLIPLKKVNIGFKFNKLRSSVEEIIYSNRFGNPPDYTSLRSPSSVGLDLQPGGPVEMDAVPTISELPGDEVDYSQLSKSDEKFDQLPLLELDSTEVGAKEGHNSMASNTSGTTAQIGPSLATKLVELHVQPPELEGNAPGDITDVRQDSLEVPPPAMRSKSDSSGSKWSNKLSSWKLSRKSKTLKQ; from the exons ATGTCAGAAAAGAGACCCATCAAACGACTCGTGGTGTTGGTAGACGGAGTTGAGGCTCGGGAAACCAAGA AGGAGACCAACCCTTCAACGATTCAGCGGATCAGTCAACTCGTACACGATGGGCTAGTTGAGTCGAATGGGCTTTCTGTTGCGCAGATTCCCAAGTATTATGTTGCACCCAGCAATGTTGTCAAGTTAAGCGACATGTTCCGATCACGGAGCGCGACAAGTGATGACTCGACAAGCCTTATCAAGAACATCGTCAGGGACATCTGCATCACACTTGAGCGGCCAGAAGATGAGCTCTGGCTCTACGGTTCTGGACACGGAGCCTTCATCGCTCGCGCAGTTGCTGGTATCGTGCATCGAATGGGCctgccaccaacaccaagtttCGATGATCTATTTGATACAACTCTAGGCCTGATCAAGGCTCAGCTTGAGGATGACTTCAAGCGAGGCCCCGTGCTGCTGCAGAAGATCAAAAGTGAAGCACAAGATCCTCCTCGGATACCGTTCGTTGGTCTCTTCGACACCATCATTCATAACTCAAAGACATCATACGATAtctccttcaactcctctATCGAAACTCTTCGCCATGCGCTGGCCATCAATGAGAACAAGTCCAACAAGACACCGGAAGTGGTCAAAATTCCTGACGATGCGGACATGACACACAGATCACTTACCCAAGCATGGTTCCTCGGTACACACGAAGATATGGTCGGCGGTACAGCACACGACGGCCTTTCACTCTACCCGCTGCAGTGGATGGCTCTGGAGAGTATCTACTCTGGCCTCCGTGTCAACAACATGGGCGACTCCAAAGCCAGCGACAACCCCATGGCTTTGATCTTCCCGCAGTACGCCGGCAACCTTCCGCCCTTGGATGGATCAGAAGAGATCGAATGGCGCCTCCAATATACCAATGGCCTTAGAACAAGCATGTTTGATCTTCAGAGTACACATGCAAAGAAATCGGCAGGCGGCGTGGAAACTCATTCTGTCAAACTTGATACGGATTGCTACAAACATGCAGCAAACCGGAAAGTCTTTGCGGCAGATGGGGGCTTGAAAGGATGGTGTGACGTTG GACCGTATGGAAACATGATTCATCCCTCACTTTTCTGTATTCTTGATAGATACCCCCGATACAACGACTTGAAGAATTTCCAGCCCCTCAAGAAGCCAATCTCAGACTTCCAGGACTCGTACCTAGTCGCTGCAGAAGATGGACTGGCTCCATGGCTTCAAGGGATGCAACTAGAAGCAAGCGGCGTCAAAGCCTTTCGAATTCTAGTGTGCGGCAAGACTGGCGTCGGTAAATCGACATTGATCAATAAAgtctttggtgttgagatgaccGATGAGTCTCTCTCATATGATCAGGGGGTTCATGACATCAACGTCGCTTTTGAATCTCCCAAGCATCCGGGACTCTTGATTCATGACTCAAGGGGTTGGCAAGCTGGTAGTGATACCGAGCTTGAGTTGATCGCAAAGTTCCTTCGACACAGAGCGTTCCAAGAGGACCCCGCCGAGGCTCTTCATGTTATTTG GTTCTGCGTTGACGCCGATGTTGCACGTATCGAGGAAGCCGACAAGCGAACCTTTGCCACCATCGCCCAATACTCCCACCAAGTTCCCGTGTTCGTCGTTGGTACAAAGAAGGATAAACTCACTGGCTATCGAAAAATGCAATACCTGGAAGAACTCATGGAGAAGACAGACGACTACAGAGAAGCCAAGCGACTTGCCGAAGAGAAAGCCAATGCTGTTGCCGAGGAACAGTTCGCTGAGCTCAGGAATCAGCTCTCACAGATCGAGCACTACAAAGCTGACGGCTTCTGCTGTCTTTCAAAGA ATGATGACGCCGGTGTCAAAGACCTACTCTCACAAACCCTCGACCTGATCGTCGACGAACGCGTACGTCTCTTCTGTGTTGCCGCTCAagtcgttgatgttgaacagAAGATCAACTCAGCGATAACAGAGTGTATGAGACTAGGAACCCATGCAATCCGCACTGCCGCCGTTCCCCTTCCCTGCACAGGCTTGGTCGGAACACCAACCGTCTCACGCCTCATCTGCGAGCATGTACTCCAATGCTTCGGCTTTCCCAAAGCTGCGCCAGCAGAGATCGAGCAGATAATGTCGGATATCGTCATGAGCAACTTCAAGCAGTACCTCCGAGTTTCCCTATCCCAGTTTGCGGCTGTTAGTGCTATTTCGATTGGTGCTGCGGTACCAACTATGGGAATTGGTATCATTGTTGGTGCAGCGGGCTGTCTTTTGGGACTTCCTCCTACCGCTAGGATGTTGCTCAAGTGCTCTTGCGATATGATCCTTATCCTCGAGCGTTCGTTTCGATATGATGGAAAATATGTTTCTATCAAGCAGATCGAAGACGCAGCCAAGTACTACTCGAGAACGACAATTACGACGTTCAATGGAAAGGAGAAGCGGTTACAGCAACAAGtccatgatgaacttgaccaCCTCATCCccttgaagaaggtcaacATTGGCTTCAAGTTCAACAAGCTGAGATCGTCTGTCGAGGAAATTATCTACAGCAATCGTTTCGGCAACCCTCCCGACTACACTTCCCTCCGAAGCCCCTCCAGTGTTGGTCTCGACCTGCAACCAGGAGGACCCGTCGAGATGGATGCTGTGCCTACTATCTCAGAGCTGCCTGGCGACGAAGTCGACTACTCGCAGTTATCGAAGTCGGACGAGAAATTTGATCAGTTACCACTTCTGGAACTCGACTCGACTGAGGTCGGCGCGAAAGAAGGACATAATTCGATGGCTTCAAATACTTCAGGAACAACCGCACAAATTGGTCCTTCACTTGCAACCAAACTTGTTGAGCTTCACGTCCAGCCGCCTGAACTCGAGGGCAATGCGCCGGGTGACATCACTGACGTGAGGCAAGACTCGTTGGAAGTTCCACCACCAGCAATGAGAAGCAAATCCGACTCGTCTGGGTCTAAATGGTCGAACAAGCTGTCATCGTGGAAGTTGAGTCGGAAGTCGAAGACGTTGAAGCAGTGA